One Streptomyces sp. B21-105 genomic region harbors:
- the pyrR gene encoding bifunctional pyr operon transcriptional regulator/uracil phosphoribosyltransferase PyrR, whose translation MDKQDTQQDPRQADARPVLEGPDIARVLTRIAHEIVERAKGADDVVLLGIPTRGVFLAQRLAAKLEQITDRKVPVGSLDITMYRDDLRMHPPRALARTEIPGDGLDGRLVVLVDDVLFSGRTIRAALDALNDLGRPRAVQLAVLVDRGHRELPIRADYVGKNLPTSLRETVKVQLAEEDGRDTVLLGVKQTAQQ comes from the coding sequence ATGGACAAGCAGGACACCCAGCAGGATCCCCGGCAAGCCGATGCCCGGCCCGTACTCGAGGGCCCCGACATCGCGCGCGTGCTGACCCGCATCGCCCACGAGATCGTCGAACGCGCCAAGGGCGCCGACGACGTGGTACTGCTCGGCATTCCGACCCGCGGCGTCTTCCTCGCCCAGCGGCTCGCCGCAAAGCTCGAGCAGATCACCGACCGCAAGGTTCCGGTCGGCTCCCTCGACATCACGATGTACCGCGACGACCTGCGCATGCATCCGCCGCGTGCGCTGGCCCGCACCGAGATCCCCGGTGACGGCCTGGACGGCAGGCTGGTCGTCCTCGTCGACGACGTGCTCTTCTCCGGCCGCACCATCCGCGCCGCCCTCGACGCCCTGAACGACCTCGGGCGCCCGCGCGCGGTGCAGCTCGCGGTCCTCGTCGACCGCGGCCACCGGGAACTGCCCATCCGCGCCGACTACGTCGGCAAGAACCTCCCCACGTCGTTGCGGGAGACGGTCAAGGTCCAGCTCGCCGAGGAGGACGGTCGCGACACCGTGCTGCTCGGTGTGAAGCAGACCGCCCAGCAGTAG
- the bldD gene encoding transcriptional regulator BldD yields the protein MSSEYAKQLGAKLRAIRTQQGLSLHGVEEKSQGRWKAVVVGSYERGDRAVTVQRLAELADFYGVPVQELLPGTTPGGAAEPPPKLVLDLERLAHVPVEKAGPLQRYAATIQSQRGDYNGKVLSIRQDDLRTLAVIYDQSPSVLTEQLINWGVLDADARRAVAHEEA from the coding sequence ATGTCCAGCGAATACGCCAAGCAGCTCGGGGCCAAGCTCCGGGCCATCCGCACCCAGCAGGGCCTTTCCCTCCACGGTGTCGAGGAGAAGTCCCAGGGACGCTGGAAGGCGGTCGTGGTCGGTTCGTACGAGCGCGGCGACCGTGCCGTGACCGTGCAGCGTCTCGCCGAGCTGGCGGATTTCTACGGCGTTCCCGTGCAGGAACTGCTGCCGGGCACCACGCCGGGCGGGGCGGCCGAGCCCCCGCCGAAGCTGGTCCTGGACCTGGAGCGGCTGGCCCACGTGCCGGTCGAGAAGGCCGGCCCGCTGCAGCGGTACGCCGCCACGATCCAGTCCCAGCGCGGCGACTACAACGGCAAGGTGCTGTCGATCCGCCAGGACGACCTGCGCACCCTCGCCGTCATCTACGACCAGTCGCCCTCGGTCCTGACCGAGCAGCTGATCAACTGGGGTGTGCTGGACGCGGACGCGAGGCGCGCGGTCGCCCACGAGGAGGCCTGA
- the nusB gene encoding transcription antitermination factor NusB, translating into MAARNTARKRAFQILFEGDQRGVDVLTVLADWIRLSRADTRQPPVSEYTMQLVEGYAQHARRIDELIAQYAVGWTLDRMPVVDRNLLRLGAYELIWADETPDAVVLDEMVQLAKEFSTDESPSFVNGLLGRLKELKPSLRRTGE; encoded by the coding sequence GTGGCTGCCCGCAACACGGCCCGCAAGCGTGCCTTCCAGATCCTCTTCGAGGGCGACCAGCGCGGAGTCGACGTCCTGACGGTCCTCGCGGACTGGATCCGGCTCTCCCGGGCCGACACCCGGCAGCCGCCGGTCAGCGAGTACACCATGCAGCTGGTCGAGGGCTATGCGCAGCACGCGCGGCGCATCGACGAGCTGATCGCCCAGTACGCGGTCGGGTGGACGCTCGACCGGATGCCGGTCGTCGACCGCAATCTCCTGCGGCTCGGCGCGTACGAGCTCATCTGGGCCGACGAGACCCCGGACGCGGTCGTCCTCGACGAGATGGTGCAGCTGGCGAAGGAGTTCTCCACGGACGAGTCGCCCTCGTTCGTCAACGGTCTGCTCGGCAGACTGAAGGAGCTCAAGCCGTCGCTGCGCCGGACCGGCGAGTAG
- the efp gene encoding elongation factor P: MASTNDLKNGLVLKLEGGQLWSVVEFQHVKPGKGPAFVRTKLKNVLSGKVVDKTFNAGVKVETATVDKRDMQFSYMDGEYFVFMDMETYDQLMVDRKAVGDAANFLIEGFTATVAQHEGEVLFVELPAAVELVVQETEPGLQGDRSTGGTKPATLETGHQIQVPLFITTGEKIKVDTRTSDYLGRVNS, translated from the coding sequence GTGGCTTCCACGAACGACCTCAAGAACGGCCTGGTGCTCAAGCTGGAAGGCGGGCAGCTCTGGTCCGTCGTCGAGTTCCAGCACGTCAAGCCCGGCAAGGGCCCCGCTTTCGTGCGCACCAAGCTCAAGAACGTGCTTTCCGGCAAGGTCGTCGACAAGACGTTCAACGCCGGCGTCAAGGTCGAGACCGCCACTGTCGACAAGCGCGACATGCAGTTCTCGTACATGGACGGCGAGTACTTCGTCTTCATGGACATGGAGACCTACGACCAGCTCATGGTCGACCGCAAGGCCGTCGGTGACGCGGCCAACTTCCTGATCGAGGGCTTCACGGCCACCGTCGCGCAGCACGAGGGCGAGGTGCTCTTCGTGGAGCTGCCGGCCGCCGTCGAGCTCGTGGTGCAGGAGACCGAGCCGGGCCTGCAGGGCGACCGCTCCACCGGCGGCACCAAGCCCGCCACCCTGGAGACCGGTCACCAGATCCAGGTCCCGCTCTTCATCACCACCGGTGAGAAGATCAAGGTCGACACCCGCACCAGCGACTACCTCGGCCGGGTGAACAGCTAA